GGCAGTCAGCCACGGAAGGATTACATCGTTTGcttctattttctttgttttgaaCTGCGTTTGTATGCAATTGACCCTTTACagtggaaaaagaagaagttagGTGAATGAGAGAGACTTTTATATAAAAGGTGGCTTGAGTTTTATCAATGACTTGAACTTTGCGATCTTTTCTCCTTCAGTGTATGTAGACAACcaagaaaataccaaaCTTTTCATTCGCTTTCAACAAGTATTACAATAATTAAACATGGCCTACACTAAGATCGCTTTATTCGCTGCTATCGCTGCTTTCGCTTCCGCTCAAACTCAAGATCAaatcaatgaattgaaCGTTATCTTGAACGATGTTAAATCCAACATACAAGAGTACATAAGCTTGGCTTCCGACCCTAACTCTGGTTTCTCCTTGGCCAGTATGCCAGCTGGTATTTTGGACCTAGGTATGGCCTTGGCTTCCGCTACCGACGACTCTTACACCACTTTCTACTCTGAAGTTGACTTTGCCGGTGTCAGCAAGATGTTGACTCAAGTCCCATGGTACTCATCCAGGTTAGCACCAGCTTTGAAGTCTTTGGAAGGTGATGCCTCCTCTTCTGCTGCTCCAAGCTCCACTGAAGCCAAGACCTCCTCTTCTGCTGCTCCAAGCTCCACTGAAGCCAAGACCTCCTCTTCTGCTGCTCCAAGCTCCACTGAAGCCAAGACCTCCTCTTCTGCTGCTCCAAGCTCCACTGAAGCCAAGACCTCCTCTTCTGCTGCTCCAAGCTCCTCTGAAGCCAagacttcttcttctgctgCCCCAAGCTCCTCTGAAGCCAAGACCTCTTCTGCTGCTACTTCTTCCGCTAaggtttcttcttctgccgTTGCTTCTTCCGCTAaggtttcttcttctgccgTTGCTTCTTCCGCCAAGGCCTCTGCCATCTCCCAAATTACTGATGGTCAAATCCAAGCTACCAAGACTGTTGCTCAACAAACTGAAAATGGTGCTGCTAAGGCCTTCGTTGGTATGGGTGCTGGTGTTGTCGCCGCCGCTGCTATGTTGTTATAAgttattaatttttcataataACTACGTAAAAAATAACCATAGTCATACCCTTTTTTCTATTAACTTTCGGTTCTTCTACTTTACAATTATTGTAAATATGTTTCGGTTCTTTAATTGCATATAAAACAAgattacttttttatttttttcatcattatctgTCTTTTCTACGTAGTTCCTTTTGTGTAATATTTCTGTAGTGTCCTGGCGACAATGTTGGTACTCATGACTACTAATGCCTGGCTACTAACAATGAACTAGATTAATATCATTATCTGTATTGccaaaataatatcatataAGATGTCAAGAAGTTTACGTAAATTATGGGAAACAACCATCGAATTTAAAAAGAGAGCTTAAGCTCGAGGGTTGAAAATGTTACAGAATAATGAATGATGACGTataaacgaaaaaaaagtaatagTATTATTATGCATACTTGTCGATTCTCTTTCGTGagtttctttattcttaAAGAGAATTCTAGTAAATTCTGTATGgctaatgaaaaaataggTGAAATTTAAGACAATTgtgggattccattgttgataaagcTAATGTACTTAgacatataaaatatactagaagttctcctcgaggatataggaattCAATAAATAGAACTCataattctacataattctgtatatgcttttattgtcattttatatgttgtcagtcattatcctattacattatcaatccttgcattccagcttccacttatttcgatgacagcTTCTCGTAACTTATGccatcttctaacaccgcatatgataatatactagtagtatgactactagtcgatagatgatagttgattttattGCAACATCGGAAACTACAATACAGATGGAAAACACAGATAGTGTTGATGATTAGtggtttagtaagttgttataattaagaataagtcgttcttTCCTAAGTTATATAAGAgagagaggtatataaaacacacgctgaatggttgtattaaacccaatggttcagacataacTCAGAGCATAGATAGTAAgattttggtgataactcatcttcttatatactaagttctggacaataaatagatctttatctcattactgcaggaaattctattattagaattttcctactccatttaaattggtatcaccataagaatgttagtattaatttactcaacatcattagtatcatgttaaagaatgtccGTCATCACCTATTCCAATTTACACGAACAAATGTATAGTTGTAAccacttattccaacagatAGAGAGCAACAAGTTTTAATTTAGATCAGAAATTTCTCTTAATATCTGGATAAGAAAGTCTGTGAGATGAAATATTAAGTATTAATTCAATCCGATATAGTGTAACGGCTATCACATCACGCTTTCACCGTGGAGACCGGGGTTCGACTCCCCGTATCGGAGTTTTTAACATCTATCCTTGATGATAGCATGTTATTACGAAATAATACAATGGAAAGTCCAATATCCCAGTGCTGAGTTCTGAAAGTTTAAAAACATATGTCAACAACAAAACATCTTTCATATGTGGAAAAGCATATTGCTTCTTTAACGTTTTACCTGAGACAATTACCATCCCTATATCTAAAGCGCAATTTCGGGACGAATAATCAAATATTCTTGAGCAAGTAGTTCCTCTAGCTTTTGGGAAGCGATTGTTATAAGGTGTTTTTATACTTACTGATCCACAGATTTACTGGCGAAAGTTCAAGTGCACGCCTGTTGAGGTAATGAAATCGTTTGCAATGTACACTATATGAAAAGCATTTTAgatcatttttgaaagtacttatttttgaaaaacttctcgagaaattttcaaacttgTTAATATCATCACATATCGTTTCATCACCATAGCTCCGCTATTCACTTCCAAGCCGGGGCATCTTTCGCAGCGAAATCTTTACGGTGgcgaaaaataaagaaaagtgaGTACTGAATATCAGTTATAAGGAAAAGGGAGCAGTTAGTCGTCAACAAAGAAGATTGAATTATAGAAGCATCTTTTCAATAGGTACACATACAATAAGgagcaagaaaaacaaaatggaTATTATTCTTGGAATTCGTGTACAGGATTCCGTCATCCTAGCGTCCTCTAAGGCGGTCACAAGAGGTATCTCTGTTTTAAAAGATTCGGATGATAAAACAAGACAACTATCGACACACACATTGATGAGTTTTGCTGGTGAAGCTGGTGACACCGTTCAATTCGCCGAGTACATCCAAGCCAACATCCAATTATACTCTATGAGGGAAGATTATGAACTTTCTCCACAAGCCGTATCTAGTTTTGTTAGACAAGAACTGGCCAAATCAATTAGATCGAGAAGACCTTACCAGGTCAACGTATTAATTGGAGGATAcgacaaaaagaagaacaaaccAGAACTATATCAAATTGACTATTTGGGCACTAAAGTTGAATTACCTTATGGTGCTCATGGTTATTCAGGCTTTTATACATTCTCTTTACTAGATCGCCATTATAGACCTGACATGACTACTGAAGAGGGCCTAAATTTACTAAAACTTTGTGTGCAAGAGctagaaagaagaatgcCCATGGATTTCAAGGGCGTCATTGTTAAAGTTGTAGACAAAGATGGTATAAAACAACTTGATGATTTCCAGACACAGTAAAGATCTCTGCTGTAATCACATGAAAGGGATAATCGCTCAAGATATAATAAAGCAATTGTCCTATTTGTTCATAAAATTAAATAAGCTATTGtagtttttttcatcagttATAATAGCAATGTACCAGAAACAAGACAATTTCTCGTTTTCGGCTAACAATGTGAGATGTCTCTCCTGATCTCTTCTGATCTGTCGTAGATGGGTCACAGTTACTACTGATTCTAGTTTATTAGAACATTTCAAAAAGCAGTAATTCTGTTACCCGTATGGAAATATTGTAAAAATATCTAATCAATGGTACATAATAATGGTTCCAATGAGATGGCTCATTATTCATTCATATGCCGACACTTTGCGAGTTAACGTTGCGCCAGACCGGAGGCAGATACTTTTCAACAAAGGAAAGAGTAAAATAACCAAAATGTCTGATATATCGAAAGTTATAGCAGCGGTTACAGGATCTGATGACCCTGTGATAATTGAATTTGTGCTGAATATTATGAATAAATCCGAAAGTGCGCAAGAGTTTATACGAAATATCCAAAATTTGGACGTCGGTATATCTAACGAAGACAGTTCTAAATTGTATTATGCATTTTCAGAGGAacacaaaaaagaaaagatacaaaGCGCTGGTATAGATCCACAAATGAGTCAGAAAGTTCATCAAGTTTTAAAAGATGAGGTTGATTTGGACGACCCTGTTGTGACTGAATTTGTACTTAACATTTTAAATGAATCTAAATCGATAGCTGAGTTCCGGGAAAAACTGAACTTCATGCAAAGCGGACTCGGTAATGAGacaatcttcaaaatttacCAGATTGTATCACCACCGgtaatgaaagaagaagcccCAGCTTTTCAAAGTACTAAAATCCAAGAAAATGTGGAGACAAAgatagaaaaagaagcgCAAAGGTTAGAAAGTTTAGATCCCAGCCCCATCCTTCACAAAGTTTACCAAGGTAGAGTGAGAAACATAACTACCTTTGGCTGTTTTGTCCAGATTTTTGGAACAGAGATAAAGAACTGTGATGGCTTAGTACATATTTCAGAGATGTCGGAACAAAGAATATCGGATACAAATGATGTAGTGAAACAAGGCCAACAAGTGTTTGTTGaagtaataaaaatacaaaagaatggaaaaatatCGCTTTCGATGAAAAATATCGATCAACAAAGTGGAGAAATCGAGAAATCGAACGGTGCAACCTTTCAAGAGAGAGGTAGGTCCAATGATGCTCAGTCAAAGAGgctgataaaaaataaaattaaaagGCGTGCATTGACTTCTCCGGAAAGATGGGAAATTCGACAACTCATTGCCAGCGGTGCTGCTTCTATCGATGATTATCCGGAATTAAAGGACGAAATACCCGTAAACACTTCTTATCTGACCGCCACAAGAGAAGTGAATAGTacaatcaaaaataaagcagaaaaggaacaaaaaccaaaagaagaaccaGAAGATGATATGGACGAAATTGATGTTGAGTTGAATACAGATGATGGACCTGAGTTTTTAAGGGATGAACAAGTCAAGGGGGCCAGGAAATATGAAATGCCTAAAATAACAAAAGTTCCAAGAGGATTCATGAATCGTTCCGCAATGAATGGTTCAAATGCTGTAAGAGACCacagagaagaaaaattaaggaaaaaaagagaaatcgAACAAAAGATTAGAAAAAAGCAATCATTTGATGATCCTACGAAGAATAGGAATGATTCCAAGGACGAAATTCAAACGTTGAGAAAACAGCTTGTCGTTACTGAATGGGAAAGAAATAGAATGAATGAACCCATCTCTTACGGGAAAAGAACCTCGATGCCAATCAGTGCACAGCGTCAGACTTTGCCTGTATACGCTATGAGATCAGAATTGATGCAGGCTGTGCGAGAAAATCAATTTCTAGTCATTGTTGGTGAGACAGGCTCGGGAAAAACCACTCAAATTACTCAATATTTAGATGAAGAAGGGTTCAGTAACTACGGGATGATTGGATGTACTCAGCCTCGTAGGGTTGCTGCCGTATCTGTTGCAAAAAGAGTTGCTGAAGAAGTTGGCTGCAAAGTTGGACGTGATGTAGGTTATACTATTAGATTCGAAGATGTTACTGGCCCAGATACTAGGATAAAGTATATGACTGATGGTATGTTACAGAGAGAGGCCTTGCTAGATCCTGAAATGTCAAAATACTCCGTTATCATGTTAGATGAAGCTCACGAAAGGACCGTGGCAACTGATGTTTTATTTGCATTGCTGAAGAAAGCAGCTATTAAGAGGCCTGAATTGAAAGTAATAGTTACATCGGCCACTTTGAACTCTGCTAAATTTTCAGAGTATTTTTTAAACTGTCCCATTATTAACATACCTGGTAAGACATTTCCCGTGGAAGTGCTCTACTCACAGACACCCCAAATGGATTATATAGAGACAGCTTTGGATTGCGTAATCGATATCCATATTAATGAGGGGCCAGGTGACATTTTAGTCTTTTTGACTGggcaagaagaaatagatTCTTGCTGTGAAATACTATATGATAGGGTAAAGACGTTAGGTGATAGCATTGGTGAATTATTGATTTTGCCTGTTTATTCTGCTTTACCAAGTGAAATACAatcgaaaatttttgaaccCACTCCAAAAAACAGCAGAAAAGTTGTATTTGCTACGAATATTGCAGAAACATCTATCACTATTGATGGTATATACTATGTCGTGGACCCTGGATTTGCGAAAATCAACATTTATAATGCTAGAGCAGGTATCGAGCAGTTGATAGTATCTCCGATCTCACAAGCACAGgcaaatcaaagaaaaggtaGAGCCGGTAGAACAGGTCCTGGGAAATGTTATCGACTCTATACAGAATCCGCATTTTACAATGAGATGCTGGAAAACACGGTCCCAGAAATTCAAAGACAAAATCTTTCTCATACCATTTTAATGCTAAAGGCCATGGGAATCAATGATTTATTGGAATTTGACTTCATGGACCCCCCACCCAAAAATTTAATGCTTAACGCACTCACAGAATTATATCATCTGCAGTCACTAGACGATGAGGGAAAATTAACAAAACTAGGTAAAGAAATGTCCTTATTTCCAATGGATCCCACTCTTTCTCgttcattattatcatctgtTGATAAGCAGTGCTCTGATGAAATTGTCACTATAATATCAATGTTGTCGGTACAAAACGTTTTTTATCGTCCAAAAGATAAGCAACTGGAAGCCGATAGCAAGAAGGCAAAATTTCATCACCCATACGGTGACCATTTAACATTATTGAACGTTTACACCAGATGGCAACAGGCTAATTACTCAGAACAGTACTGTAAAACAAACTTCTTACACTTCAGACATTTAAAAAGAGCCAGAGATGTCAAAAGCCAAATTAGCATGATATTTAAGAAAATGGGTTTGAGATTGATAAGTTGCCACAGCGATCCTGATTTAATACGTAAAACTTTGGTATCAGGGTTTTTCATGAATGCAGCTAAGCGAGATTCGCAAGTGGGTTATAAAACTATCAATGGTGGCACAGAAGTTGGGATACATCCTTCAAGTTCTTTGTACGGGAAGGAATATGAATACGTCATTTACCATAGTCTTGTATTGACTAGCAGGGAATACATGTCACAGATAACAAGCATCGAGCCGCAATGGCTTCTCGAGGTGGCGCCTCATTTTTATAAAGCTTCTGATGCTGAAAGCCAATCTAGGAAAAGAGCCAAAATCATTCCTTTGCATAACAAATTTGCCAGGGATCAAAATTCATGGAGATTGAGCTCCATAAGACAATCGAGAGAAAGGGCACTAGGTATCAAAAGATAACATCATCCcttgttattattactattcaATTTTTATAGATCTATATTTAACATTTGATAAATCCTTACGAACCTTGCTTTCAACGAGAATTTCGTGGGacaaataacaaaataatgataataatttaTTCAATCAAAAGCTACCATTGCTCGTTTAGTTGTAAAATGCCTTTCAGCTTGCCTTCGACCTTGTTGCTTCGGAGTCCGtatttaaaaaagaaaagagtaaTGGAAAGAACAATAGAGGGATTTGCAAAAGATAGCAGTTTAACCATATCTAGTATAGCGCGATTAAAGAAATAGTGGAGAGAGCTTCAATAATGTTGTCACCATTAACAAAGCTAAAACCGAGCGCCAAAGTTGCTGTTGTGGGAGGAGGTGTTTCTGGGTTATGTTTTACATACTTTTTAAGTAAATTAAGACCTGATGTTGAGATTACGTTATTTGAATCACAGAACAGAACCGGGGGTTGGATATACTCATGTGCCACAAAAGACATGAACGGGAAGCCAATTATGGTGGAGAAAGGACCCAGAACATTGAGAGGCGTATCAGACGGCACTGTTCTAATTATGGATACTCTTAGGGACTTAGGTAAAGAAGCCGTGGTTCAGAGCATTGATAAAGGTTGCATTGCAGACAGAAAGTTCTTGCTAGATCCTAGTGATAGGCTAGTGCAGGTTCCTGATTCGGTAACGACAACCctgaaatttcttctgaatCCGTTGGGAAAGGGACTTATTACAGGTATGATGGGAGAATGGTTCAGGAAGAAATCACCACATCCTGGCCAAGATGAAAGTGTTGAATCCATAATTGACAGAAGGTTTGGAAATAACTacatatcaaaaaatatgattaGTGCCTTACTAAGAGGAATTTATGGGGACGATATTGCTCTATTAAGCGCCAAGAGGAcgttcaagaaaatgtaTTTCAACGAACTCAAGCATGGATCTAATATTCAAGCCATGATTGATAATATGCGCGAAAAATctaaaagtaaaaagagCAAGAGTCTCCATCAGTCTTTAACGGGATGCCTCAACGATTACTCAAATGCGCTTGGAAAAGATAGGTCAAAATTAGTAGACCTATCAAACACACTTAAGAAGTATCCTATGTTAGGCCTTGCTGGCGGTTTGGAAACATTCCCCAAGATAGTCAGAAATGCTTTGGGCGACTTTAGCAACGTCAAAATAATTACTGATAATCCGGTGATGCAAATAATCAAGCACCCTGCTAATGAAAAGACCATCGGGTTGAGAGTGGAGTCTGGAAACAAATATGAAGGCTTTGACCACCTGAGGCTCACAATTACACCATCCAAAATCGCCAAACTGCTACCGAAGGATGAGAATTCATTGTCCAGGTTGTTAGATGAAATCCAATCAAACACAATTATTTTAGTTAATTATTATTTGCCAAACAAAGATGCACTAGATACCAACCTGCACGGCTTTGGCTATTTGGTACCCAAATCCAATAAGAATCCAGGAAAATTACTTGGTGTGATTTTTGATTCGGTTATCGAAAGAAACTTCAAACCACTTTTCAACAAGTCATCTCCAAACCCCAACGCTCTCAAGAAATACACAAAACTAACTGCGATGATAGGTGGTGATATGCTGAACGAACACGGCGTACCTGTAGTACCATCCAAGGAGGTAACCATTAGTGCAGTCAAAGATGCGTTGAACCATCACCTGGGTATCAGCAACGAGGATCTGGAAGCTGGTAAATGGGAATTCACTATCGCTGACAGATGTCTACCAAGATTTCATGTAGGTTATGATGCATGGCAAGAGAAGGCTGAAAGGATGTTTCAAGAAACCTACGGCCAAACAGTTTCAATGGGTGGAATGGGGTTCTCTAAAAGTCCCGGTGTCCCCGACGTGATTGTAGACGGCTTCAACGACGCCTTACAACTCAGTAAATAAGTACTTATATATGGTTAACTTTACGCAAACAAGTTTTATTCACAATTGAGCTAACTATCAGCTAGTAAGGAAAAGTAGCTAGCATCAAAAGACTGTTCATTTTAACCGTCTTTTTAAGACAGCTTCCGGGCCGTCCGAGTTTAACGCCGAGCGGCTGACGATGGATTGGAGTCAAAATGAGGGAAGCTCGAGATCAGTTGGGGAGTCGAACAATGGTGGGTTAGAACTATTTAAACCACCGGAAATACATGGCTAAGAGTACTGAAAAAATGGTAATTGGCAAAAAAGATTAAGAACAAGTCGGTTTTGAAATATGTATGCTCCAGATTATGCTCTTACGGATTTAATTGAATCGGATCCTCGctttgaaaacttgaaaGTTAGATTAGCTGGTTACACCAAAGGCTCTGATGAATACATTGAGGAACTGTATTCTCAGCTACCATTGTCCAGCTGGCCAAGGTACAAAACCtttttaaagaaacaaGCGGTTGCAGTTTCAAATTCGGATAATGAGTCAGGTTTTAGTCCAATTTATAGGAGTTCCCTTTCTTCGGAAAATTTGATCAGCTGTGTTGATAAAAACCTAAAAACTGCATACGATCACTTCATGTTTTCTGCCAGAAGATGGCCTCAACGTGACTGCTTAGGTTCAAGACCATTTGATAGCGTTACCGGTACTTGGGAGGACACATACCGTTTCGAGTCGTATTCCACAGTATCTAAAAGATGTCATGATATCGGAAGTGGTATTTTGTCATTAGTAAAcacgaaaaagaaacgccAGTTAGAAGCCAATGACTTTATTGTTGCTATTTTATCACACAATAACCCTGAATGGATCCTGACAGATTTGGCTTGTCAAGCATATTCCCTAACTAATACGGCCTTGTACGAAACGTTAGGCCCAAAAACCTCAGAATACATATTAAACTTAACTGAAGCCCCCATTCTTATTTTCGCAAAGTCCAACATGTACCATGTATTGAAAATGCTGCCCGATATGAAATTTGTTAATACTCTAGTTTGCatggaaaaattaaataatGATGAGTTGAGTATGCTAAATGAATCACTTCTATCTGTCAAGAACAACtctttgaatgaaaaaatcacatttttttcattggaGCAAGTAGAGCAAGTTGGTCGTCTTAACAAAATCCCTCCAATTCCACCCACTCCAGATTCCTTATATACGATTTCGTTTACTTCTGGTACCACAGGTTTACCTAAAGGTGTAGAAATGTCTCACAGAAATATTGCGTCTGGGATAGcatttgctttttcaacttttaGAGTACCGCTAGACAAAAGAAACCAACAATTACATGATATGTGTTTTCTGCCATTAGCTCATATTTTTGAGAGAAT
This genomic stretch from Saccharomyces mikatae IFO 1815 strain IFO1815 genome assembly, chromosome: 5 harbors:
- the TIR1 gene encoding GPI-anchored mannoprotein (similar to Saccharomyces cerevisiae TIR1 (YER011W); ancestral locus Anc_7.161) encodes the protein MAYTKIALFAAIAAFASAQTQDQINELNVILNDVKSNIQEYISLASDPNSGFSLASMPAGILDLGMALASATDDSYTTFYSEVDFAGVSKMLTQVPWYSSRLAPALKSLEGDASSSAAPSSTEAKTSSSAAPSSTEAKTSSSAAPSSTEAKTSSSAAPSSTEAKTSSSAAPSSSEAKTSSSAAPSSSEAKTSSAATSSAKVSSSAVASSAKVSSSAVASSAKASAISQITDGQIQATKTVAQQTENGAAKAFVGMGAGVVAAAAMLL
- the PRE1 gene encoding proteasome core particle subunit beta 4 (similar to Saccharomyces cerevisiae PRE1 (YER012W); ancestral locus Anc_7.162); amino-acid sequence: MDIILGIRVQDSVILASSKAVTRGISVLKDSDDKTRQLSTHTLMSFAGEAGDTVQFAEYIQANIQLYSMREDYELSPQAVSSFVRQELAKSIRSRRPYQVNVLIGGYDKKKNKPELYQIDYLGTKVELPYGAHGYSGFYTFSLLDRHYRPDMTTEEGLNLLKLCVQELERRMPMDFKGVIVKVVDKDGIKQLDDFQTQ
- the HEM14 gene encoding oxygen-dependent protoporphyrinogen oxidase (similar to Saccharomyces cerevisiae HEM14 (YER014W); ancestral locus Anc_7.164), which encodes MLSPLTKLKPSAKVAVVGGGVSGLCFTYFLSKLRPDVEITLFESQNRTGGWIYSCATKDMNGKPIMVEKGPRTLRGVSDGTVLIMDTLRDLGKEAVVQSIDKGCIADRKFLLDPSDRLVQVPDSVTTTLKFLLNPLGKGLITGMMGEWFRKKSPHPGQDESVESIIDRRFGNNYISKNMISALLRGIYGDDIALLSAKRTFKKMYFNELKHGSNIQAMIDNMREKSKSKKSKSLHQSLTGCLNDYSNALGKDRSKLVDLSNTLKKYPMLGLAGGLETFPKIVRNALGDFSNVKIITDNPVMQIIKHPANEKTIGLRVESGNKYEGFDHLRLTITPSKIAKLLPKDENSLSRLLDEIQSNTIILVNYYLPNKDALDTNLHGFGYLVPKSNKNPGKLLGVIFDSVIERNFKPLFNKSSPNPNALKKYTKLTAMIGGDMLNEHGVPVVPSKEVTISAVKDALNHHLGISNEDLEAGKWEFTIADRCLPRFHVGYDAWQEKAERMFQETYGQTVSMGGMGFSKSPGVPDVIVDGFNDALQLSK
- the PRP22 gene encoding DEAH-box ATP-dependent RNA helicase PRP22 (similar to Saccharomyces cerevisiae PRP22 (YER013W); ancestral locus Anc_7.163) → MVPMRWLIIHSYADTLRVNVAPDRRQILFNKGKSKITKMSDISKVIAAVTGSDDPVIIEFVLNIMNKSESAQEFIRNIQNLDVGISNEDSSKLYYAFSEEHKKEKIQSAGIDPQMSQKVHQVLKDEVDLDDPVVTEFVLNILNESKSIAEFREKLNFMQSGLGNETIFKIYQIVSPPVMKEEAPAFQSTKIQENVETKIEKEAQRLESLDPSPILHKVYQGRVRNITTFGCFVQIFGTEIKNCDGLVHISEMSEQRISDTNDVVKQGQQVFVEVIKIQKNGKISLSMKNIDQQSGEIEKSNGATFQERGRSNDAQSKRLIKNKIKRRALTSPERWEIRQLIASGAASIDDYPELKDEIPVNTSYLTATREVNSTIKNKAEKEQKPKEEPEDDMDEIDVELNTDDGPEFLRDEQVKGARKYEMPKITKVPRGFMNRSAMNGSNAVRDHREEKLRKKREIEQKIRKKQSFDDPTKNRNDSKDEIQTLRKQLVVTEWERNRMNEPISYGKRTSMPISAQRQTLPVYAMRSELMQAVRENQFLVIVGETGSGKTTQITQYLDEEGFSNYGMIGCTQPRRVAAVSVAKRVAEEVGCKVGRDVGYTIRFEDVTGPDTRIKYMTDGMLQREALLDPEMSKYSVIMLDEAHERTVATDVLFALLKKAAIKRPELKVIVTSATLNSAKFSEYFLNCPIINIPGKTFPVEVLYSQTPQMDYIETALDCVIDIHINEGPGDILVFLTGQEEIDSCCEILYDRVKTLGDSIGELLILPVYSALPSEIQSKIFEPTPKNSRKVVFATNIAETSITIDGIYYVVDPGFAKINIYNARAGIEQLIVSPISQAQANQRKGRAGRTGPGKCYRLYTESAFYNEMLENTVPEIQRQNLSHTILMLKAMGINDLLEFDFMDPPPKNLMLNALTELYHLQSLDDEGKLTKLGKEMSLFPMDPTLSRSLLSSVDKQCSDEIVTIISMLSVQNVFYRPKDKQLEADSKKAKFHHPYGDHLTLLNVYTRWQQANYSEQYCKTNFLHFRHLKRARDVKSQISMIFKKMGLRLISCHSDPDLIRKTLVSGFFMNAAKRDSQVGYKTINGGTEVGIHPSSSLYGKEYEYVIYHSLVLTSREYMSQITSIEPQWLLEVAPHFYKASDAESQSRKRAKIIPLHNKFARDQNSWRLSSIRQSRERALGIKR